The following proteins come from a genomic window of Shewanella halifaxensis HAW-EB4:
- the hydA gene encoding dihydropyrimidinase → MGSKSTLIINGTLVDAQKQSQQQLLIIDGKIAAVDKVITDYPVDTEVIDASGLYVMPGGIDVHTHFNIDVGIARSVDDFYTGTRSAACGGTTMIIDHMGFGPKGCDLFHQLKVYKGFAKDKAVIDYSFHGVIQHINDEVIEDMHAMVHREGISSFKLYLTYNYKLDDTGALQALNRLNQVQALTAVHPENDAAIALKRSQLIKAGKTSAKYHAISRPLECEAEAIARMINLAKLADDAPLYIVHLSNGLGLDYIRLAKQNQQAVWSETCPQYLLLDDKLYENEDGAKYLMSPPLRPKAELEKLWQGVEDGSIDTVATDHCAFSYKEQKVSGNDDFSVCPNGMPGVETRMPLLFSEGVMSGRITPEKFVEITSFKPAKLFGLYPQKGCLLPGSDADIVLFNPELKVHISHENLHDNSDYTPYESHQVNGWPVMTISRGEVVACNGEFLGKAGAGQFVHRLPFDKNKI, encoded by the coding sequence ATGGGGTCAAAATCTACACTCATTATTAACGGCACCCTTGTCGACGCCCAGAAACAGTCACAGCAACAACTGCTCATTATTGATGGCAAAATTGCAGCCGTCGACAAGGTGATCACTGATTACCCCGTTGATACCGAGGTTATAGACGCATCAGGTCTTTATGTGATGCCTGGTGGTATCGATGTACACACCCATTTTAATATCGATGTGGGCATCGCTCGTAGTGTCGATGATTTTTATACCGGGACTCGCTCTGCGGCCTGCGGTGGCACCACCATGATTATCGATCATATGGGCTTTGGACCGAAAGGTTGCGATCTTTTTCACCAGCTTAAGGTCTATAAAGGGTTTGCTAAAGACAAGGCGGTAATCGATTACAGCTTTCATGGGGTGATCCAACATATCAATGATGAAGTTATCGAAGATATGCATGCCATGGTACATCGTGAGGGGATCTCAAGTTTTAAACTTTATCTGACTTATAATTATAAGCTCGATGACACGGGTGCCTTGCAGGCCCTTAATCGCCTCAACCAAGTTCAAGCCTTAACTGCTGTGCATCCCGAAAATGATGCGGCTATCGCTTTAAAACGCAGCCAACTAATAAAAGCAGGTAAAACCTCAGCTAAATATCATGCGATCAGTCGTCCATTAGAGTGTGAAGCTGAAGCGATTGCTCGGATGATTAATTTGGCAAAACTTGCCGATGATGCGCCGCTTTATATTGTTCATCTCTCCAATGGTCTAGGGCTGGATTATATCCGCTTGGCAAAGCAGAATCAGCAAGCAGTATGGAGCGAAACGTGCCCACAATACCTACTTCTTGATGACAAGCTTTATGAAAATGAGGATGGTGCTAAATATTTAATGAGCCCACCACTTAGGCCCAAGGCTGAGCTAGAGAAACTCTGGCAAGGCGTCGAAGATGGCAGCATAGATACGGTTGCGACTGACCACTGTGCTTTTTCCTATAAAGAGCAAAAAGTATCAGGTAATGATGACTTTTCTGTTTGCCCAAATGGCATGCCAGGAGTTGAAACCCGTATGCCGCTGCTGTTTTCAGAGGGAGTGATGTCGGGAAGAATTACCCCAGAAAAATTCGTTGAAATAACTAGCTTTAAACCTGCAAAACTGTTCGGCCTTTATCCACAAAAAGGCTGCCTTCTACCCGGTTCCGATGCGGATATTGTGTTATTCAATCCGGAACTTAAGGTCCATATCAGTCATGAAAACCTACATGACAATAGTGACTATACCCCTTATGAATCACACCAAGTGAACGGATGGCCCGTCATGACTATCAGTCGTGGAGAAGTCGTGGCATGTAATGGTGAGTTTCTCGGGAAAGCCGGTGCTGGTCAATTTGTGCATCGTTTGCCATTCGATAAAAACAAAATCTAA
- a CDS encoding YgeY family selenium metabolism-linked hydrolase, with product MAIPFNEVLAKAESYKADMTKFLRDMIAIPSESCDEEKVVLRIKEEMEKVGFDKVEIDPMGNVLGYVGHGPHLIAMDAHIDTVGVGNLDNWDFDPYLGMEDDEVIGGRGTSDQSGGMASMVYAGKIIKDLGLEDEYTLLVTGTVQEEDCDGLCWQYIIEESKIRPEFVVSTEPTDCQIYRGQRGRMEIRIDVPGISCHGSAPERGDNAIFKMGHILGELEQLAGNLGDDAFLGKGTLTVSEIFYTSPSRCAVADSCAVSIDRRLTWGETWEGALDEIRALPAVKKAGGVVSMYEYNRPAYTGLVYPTECYFPTWKIEEEHVATKTLEASFELLFDKKPTVDKWTFSTNGVSIMGRHGIPVIGFGPGKEPEAHAPNEKTWKDHLVTCAAMYAVIPQMYLAQLKK from the coding sequence ATGGCAATTCCTTTCAATGAAGTATTAGCAAAAGCAGAATCATACAAAGCTGATATGACTAAATTCCTACGTGACATGATCGCTATTCCAAGCGAAAGCTGTGACGAAGAGAAAGTTGTTTTACGTATTAAAGAAGAGATGGAAAAAGTGGGTTTCGACAAAGTTGAAATCGATCCAATGGGCAACGTACTAGGTTACGTTGGTCACGGTCCACACCTTATCGCTATGGATGCACACATCGATACTGTTGGTGTGGGCAACCTAGATAACTGGGATTTTGATCCTTACTTAGGTATGGAAGATGATGAAGTGATCGGTGGTCGCGGTACTTCAGACCAGTCTGGTGGTATGGCTTCAATGGTTTATGCAGGTAAGATCATCAAGGACCTAGGTCTTGAAGATGAGTACACACTACTTGTGACTGGTACCGTTCAGGAAGAAGATTGTGATGGTCTTTGCTGGCAGTACATTATTGAAGAAAGCAAGATCCGTCCAGAGTTCGTCGTTTCTACTGAGCCAACTGATTGTCAAATCTACCGCGGTCAACGTGGTCGTATGGAAATCCGTATCGACGTTCCAGGGATCAGCTGTCACGGCAGTGCTCCTGAGCGTGGCGACAACGCTATCTTCAAAATGGGCCACATCCTTGGTGAACTTGAGCAGTTAGCTGGCAACTTAGGCGATGATGCTTTCCTAGGTAAAGGTACATTGACTGTATCTGAAATCTTCTACACCTCTCCAAGCCGTTGTGCTGTTGCAGATAGCTGTGCAGTGTCTATCGACCGTCGTCTTACTTGGGGCGAAACTTGGGAAGGCGCACTAGATGAAATTCGCGCTCTACCTGCTGTTAAGAAAGCGGGTGGTGTTGTATCTATGTACGAATACAACCGTCCTGCTTACACCGGTCTTGTTTACCCAACTGAGTGTTACTTCCCAACTTGGAAGATTGAAGAAGAGCATGTTGCAACTAAGACACTAGAAGCGTCTTTTGAACTGCTATTTGACAAGAAGCCTACTGTTGATAAGTGGACTTTCTCTACTAACGGCGTATCTATCATGGGTCGTCACGGTATCCCAGTGATCGGTTTCGGTCCTGGTAAAGAGCCAGAGGCTCACGCACCAAACGAGAAGACTTGGAAAGATCACCTTGTGACTTGTGCTGCAATGTACGCAGTGATCCCACAGATGTATCTAGCTCAGCTTAAGAAGTAA
- the ygeW gene encoding knotted carbamoyltransferase YgeW, with product MKSINSLIKEINELESQLDQKDFLLTWEQTPAELERVLKTAKVLKTMRAENIATNVFNNGLGISLFRDNSTRTRFSYASAINMLGLAQQDLDEGKSQIAHGETVRETANMISFCADAIGIRDDMYLGAGNAYMREVGEALDDGVKEGVLPSRPALINLQCDIDHPTQSMADLAWLEEHFGDLKELKGKKIAMTWAYSPSYGKPLSVPQGIIGLMTRFGMDVTLAHPEGYDLIPEVVEEAKKNAVASGGSFTQVDTMAEAFEGADIVYPKSWAPYQVMGKRTELLRANDEAGLKSLEQECLAQNAKHKDWHCTEEMMKKTKKGEALYMHCLPADITGVSCKEGEVEEAVFEKYRIATYKEASWKPYIIASMILNRKYANPGTILQQLLDDDKKRVK from the coding sequence ATGAAAAGCATCAATAGCCTTATCAAGGAAATCAATGAACTTGAATCTCAGTTAGATCAAAAAGACTTTCTGTTGACCTGGGAGCAAACTCCTGCCGAGCTAGAACGCGTTCTTAAGACTGCTAAAGTGTTAAAGACTATGCGTGCAGAAAATATTGCAACCAACGTATTTAACAATGGTCTTGGCATCTCACTATTTAGAGATAACTCAACTCGTACTCGTTTCTCGTACGCTTCAGCTATCAACATGCTAGGTCTTGCTCAACAAGATTTAGATGAAGGTAAGTCTCAAATTGCTCACGGTGAAACAGTACGTGAAACGGCCAACATGATCTCATTCTGTGCCGATGCAATCGGTATCCGTGATGACATGTACTTAGGTGCGGGTAACGCTTACATGCGTGAAGTGGGTGAAGCACTAGATGACGGTGTTAAAGAAGGCGTACTGCCAAGTCGCCCAGCACTAATTAACCTGCAGTGTGACATTGATCACCCTACTCAGTCAATGGCAGATCTAGCTTGGCTTGAAGAGCACTTTGGTGACCTTAAAGAGCTTAAAGGTAAGAAGATTGCTATGACTTGGGCATACTCTCCAAGCTACGGTAAGCCACTTTCAGTACCACAAGGCATCATCGGTCTTATGACTCGCTTCGGTATGGACGTAACTCTTGCTCACCCAGAAGGTTATGACTTAATCCCTGAAGTTGTTGAAGAAGCGAAGAAAAATGCAGTTGCATCTGGTGGTAGCTTCACTCAAGTAGACACAATGGCAGAAGCGTTTGAAGGCGCTGACATCGTTTACCCTAAGTCTTGGGCTCCTTACCAGGTTATGGGCAAGCGTACAGAACTTTTACGTGCCAATGACGAAGCTGGTCTTAAATCATTAGAGCAAGAGTGTCTTGCACAAAATGCTAAGCACAAAGATTGGCATTGTACCGAAGAGATGATGAAGAAGACCAAGAAAGGCGAAGCACTATACATGCATTGTCTACCTGCTGATATCACAGGTGTTTCTTGTAAAGAAGGTGAAGTTGAAGAGGCAGTATTTGAAAAGTACCGTATCGCAACTTACAAAGAAGCAAGCTGGAAGCCATATATCATCGCTTCTATGATCCTTAACCGCAAGTATGCTAACCCAGGAACTATCCTGCAGCAGCTACTTGATGATGACAAAAAACGAGTGAAATAA
- the dpaL gene encoding diaminopropionate ammonia-lyase: MPVSTFSLNMEIADNRHFNGQLSPLFTVEEAKKALAFHSSIDGYKPTPLLSLDCLAEEFGIGKILVKDESHRFGLNAFKMLGGAYAIALLLCDKFKLDINAFDFDKLKNEITEKMTFATATDGNHGRGVAWAAKKLGQNAVVYMPKGSAEERVNNIKALGAECIVTDMNYDDTVRLVLKTANENGWKVIQDTAWEGYEEIPTWISQGYTAMVIEAVMQLEEHSVKAPTHVLLQAGVGALASGALGYLTNVYGADNLHSIIVEPAKADCMYRSSLTEKGEIVNVDGDLDTIMAGLACGEPTTIGWPVMRDCTTQFVSCDDEVAALGMRVLGNPLGNDPRIISGESGAVGLGMLAAIHFHEDKDVLMKKVGLNKDSVVLLINTEGDTDAKNYREVVWEGKYPTTAK; this comes from the coding sequence ATGCCCGTGTCTACATTCTCTCTTAATATGGAGATAGCTGATAACCGTCATTTCAATGGTCAACTGTCTCCTCTTTTTACTGTTGAAGAAGCGAAAAAAGCCCTTGCTTTTCATAGCAGTATTGATGGCTATAAGCCAACACCCCTTTTGTCTCTTGATTGTCTAGCCGAAGAGTTTGGTATCGGTAAGATCTTAGTTAAAGATGAATCACACCGCTTTGGTCTGAATGCTTTCAAAATGTTGGGTGGTGCCTATGCTATTGCACTTCTACTTTGCGATAAGTTCAAGCTTGATATCAATGCATTTGATTTTGACAAGCTAAAAAATGAGATCACAGAGAAGATGACCTTTGCCACAGCGACTGATGGAAACCATGGTCGTGGTGTTGCATGGGCTGCTAAGAAGCTAGGTCAAAACGCCGTTGTTTATATGCCAAAAGGTTCAGCCGAAGAGCGTGTCAATAACATTAAAGCACTCGGCGCCGAATGTATTGTTACTGATATGAACTATGACGATACCGTGCGTTTAGTGCTAAAAACAGCCAACGAAAATGGCTGGAAAGTTATTCAAGATACAGCCTGGGAAGGCTATGAAGAGATCCCGACTTGGATCTCTCAGGGATACACTGCGATGGTAATTGAGGCAGTGATGCAACTGGAAGAACATAGCGTTAAAGCACCGACCCATGTGCTACTTCAGGCGGGTGTTGGAGCTCTGGCAAGTGGCGCATTAGGTTACCTCACCAATGTTTACGGTGCCGATAACCTACATTCAATCATCGTTGAGCCTGCTAAGGCGGACTGCATGTATCGCTCAAGCCTCACCGAAAAAGGCGAGATCGTTAATGTCGATGGTGATCTAGATACCATTATGGCTGGACTTGCCTGTGGTGAGCCTACGACGATTGGCTGGCCTGTAATGCGTGATTGCACTACTCAGTTTGTCTCATGTGATGATGAGGTTGCTGCTTTAGGTATGCGCGTTCTCGGTAATCCACTAGGGAATGACCCTCGAATCATATCAGGTGAATCTGGTGCGGTCGGCTTAGGTATGTTAGCTGCCATCCACTTCCATGAAGATAAAGATGTTCTGATGAAAAAGGTCGGTTTGAACAAAGACTCTGTGGTGCTGCTTATTAACACCGAGGGTGATACTGACGCCAAGAATTATAGAGAAGTTGTTTGGGAAGGTAAGTACCCAACAACAGCTAAATAA
- the ssb gene encoding single-stranded DNA-binding protein gives MASRGVNKVILVGNLGQDPEVRYMPNGNAVANITVATSESWKDQQGQQQERTEWHRVVMFGKLAEITGEYLRKGSQVYLEGKLQTRKWKDQSGQDRYSTEVVVDQSGSMQMLGSRNQNAGAPAQGGNSGYGQQPQQQQGGYAPKPQQAPQQQGGYAPKPQQAPAQQGGYQQQPQQQAPQQGGYAPKPQSAPAPQQAPQQRPAPQPQQNFTPDLDDGWDDDIPF, from the coding sequence ATGGCTAGTCGTGGTGTCAATAAAGTAATTTTGGTCGGTAATTTAGGACAAGATCCTGAAGTACGTTATATGCCTAACGGCAATGCCGTAGCCAATATTACCGTGGCGACAAGTGAGTCTTGGAAAGACCAACAAGGTCAGCAGCAAGAGCGTACTGAATGGCACCGTGTTGTGATGTTCGGCAAACTAGCTGAAATCACTGGTGAGTATTTACGTAAAGGCTCTCAAGTTTACCTTGAAGGCAAGCTACAGACTCGTAAGTGGAAAGACCAAAGTGGTCAAGATCGTTACAGCACTGAAGTCGTTGTCGATCAAAGTGGCAGCATGCAGATGCTGGGTAGCCGTAACCAAAATGCTGGTGCACCAGCACAAGGTGGTAACTCAGGTTATGGTCAGCAGCCACAACAGCAACAAGGTGGTTATGCTCCTAAGCCGCAACAAGCTCCTCAGCAGCAGGGCGGCTATGCACCTAAGCCACAACAGGCTCCAGCTCAGCAAGGTGGTTACCAACAGCAACCACAGCAGCAAGCGCCTCAGCAAGGTGGTTATGCACCTAAGCCACAATCAGCTCCAGCTCCGCAGCAAGCGCCACAACAGCGCCCAGCTCCGCAGCCACAGCAGAACTTCACTCCAGATTTGGATGATGGCTGGGACGACGATATCCCGTTCTAG
- the arcC gene encoding carbamate kinase: MKPIAVVALGGNALLRRGDAPSFQNQLANIKIAAVAIAEIAKEYRVAIVHGNGPQVGLISLQNLSYKDVAPYPLDVLGAESEGMIGYMLAQELQNVMPHSEVSTILTRIEVDSQDPSMLDPTKFVGPVYNEDEAGLLAEANNWIMKRDGDYVRRVVPSPKPMSILDRSSINTLLGSGHIVICCGGGGIPVCKSDHGYIGVEGVIDKDLSATLLAKQLKADKLLILTDADAVYLDWGTENQRALHRTTPEELSQYSFAAGSMGPKVEAVTDFALSGGKAYIGALEHGLDVLAERSGTCVSLMKAACHLKV; encoded by the coding sequence ATGAAACCTATTGCTGTTGTTGCCCTTGGTGGTAACGCCTTACTACGTCGTGGCGATGCCCCGAGTTTTCAAAATCAATTGGCTAATATCAAGATCGCTGCAGTGGCTATCGCCGAAATCGCCAAAGAATACCGTGTGGCGATTGTTCATGGTAATGGACCGCAAGTGGGTTTGATTTCATTGCAAAATTTGTCCTATAAAGACGTTGCTCCTTACCCGCTAGATGTATTGGGCGCCGAAAGTGAGGGGATGATTGGCTATATGCTGGCCCAAGAGCTGCAAAATGTGATGCCTCACAGTGAGGTCTCTACTATTTTGACCCGCATCGAAGTCGACTCACAAGATCCTAGCATGTTGGATCCGACCAAGTTTGTAGGCCCTGTATATAATGAAGATGAGGCAGGTCTCTTAGCCGAAGCCAATAACTGGATCATGAAACGCGACGGTGATTATGTTCGCCGTGTGGTACCGTCACCAAAGCCGATGAGCATATTGGATCGTTCTTCTATCAACACCCTGTTGGGTTCTGGCCATATTGTTATCTGTTGTGGCGGTGGTGGTATTCCTGTGTGCAAGAGTGATCATGGCTATATCGGCGTCGAAGGTGTTATTGATAAAGATCTGTCTGCTACCTTGCTTGCCAAGCAATTGAAAGCCGATAAATTGCTGATCCTTACCGATGCTGATGCCGTTTACCTTGATTGGGGCACTGAAAATCAAAGGGCACTGCACCGTACAACACCAGAAGAGTTGAGTCAGTACAGCTTTGCTGCAGGCTCCATGGGGCCAAAAGTTGAAGCGGTTACCGACTTTGCTTTGTCGGGTGGCAAAGCCTATATCGGTGCGCTTGAGCATGGACTCGATGTATTAGCAGAGCGTTCAGGAACCTGCGTTAGCCTTATGAAGGCAGCTTGTCACTTGAAAGTTTAA
- a CDS encoding MFS transporter — MANQGLSKTEKKVAFSLASVFGLRMMGLFMIMPVFALYGQHLEGFSPLWVGIAIGAYGLTQAILQIPMGILSDKFGRKPIILTGLLIFALGSLVAANAETIYGVVAGRALQGMGAIAAAVLALAADLTRDEQRTKVMAIIGMCIGFSFALSLLVGPIVAQHLGLSGLFFMTAGLALLGMLIVQLLVPTPVGQAPKGDTVAAPEKLKRMLLDPQLFRLDAGIFILHLVLTAVFVALPLDLVDAGLPKEEHWMLYFPAFMGAFFLMVPLIIIGVKRNNTKGMFQVALIIMMVALGSMAMFANNLVVLSIAVVLFFTGFNYLEASLPSLIAKFCPVGDKGSAMGVYSTSQFLGAFCGGLLGGGAYQLVGASGVFAVALGLMCLWFLLTFGMKNPVLLKSYTLEANVTDKQSAVTMATELSALAGVSEAIVVLEEKVAYLKVDDHFDLREARAVLGSVD; from the coding sequence ATGGCCAACCAGGGACTTTCCAAGACTGAGAAAAAGGTCGCATTTTCTTTAGCCAGTGTATTTGGGCTGCGAATGATGGGCTTGTTTATGATCATGCCTGTATTTGCACTTTACGGGCAGCACTTAGAAGGTTTTTCACCTTTATGGGTGGGTATCGCCATCGGCGCATATGGCTTAACCCAAGCGATTCTACAAATCCCGATGGGGATCTTATCTGATAAATTTGGCCGTAAGCCAATCATTCTCACAGGATTATTGATTTTTGCCTTAGGCAGTTTAGTCGCCGCCAATGCTGAGACGATTTATGGCGTTGTTGCTGGTCGAGCTCTGCAAGGCATGGGGGCAATTGCTGCAGCTGTTCTTGCGCTAGCGGCAGATTTAACTCGCGATGAGCAACGTACCAAGGTGATGGCAATTATCGGTATGTGTATCGGTTTCTCGTTTGCCTTGTCGTTGTTAGTTGGACCCATTGTGGCGCAGCACTTAGGCTTGTCGGGGCTGTTCTTTATGACGGCCGGACTGGCATTGCTAGGGATGTTGATAGTACAGCTGTTAGTGCCGACTCCTGTCGGTCAGGCCCCAAAGGGGGATACGGTCGCCGCGCCTGAAAAGCTTAAACGTATGTTGCTTGACCCGCAGCTATTTAGACTCGACGCCGGAATTTTTATTTTACACTTAGTGCTGACGGCCGTCTTTGTGGCGCTTCCCCTAGATTTAGTCGATGCAGGCCTACCGAAAGAAGAGCACTGGATGCTCTATTTCCCTGCCTTTATGGGGGCATTTTTCTTGATGGTGCCGCTGATTATTATTGGGGTTAAACGCAATAATACTAAAGGCATGTTTCAAGTTGCCCTCATTATTATGATGGTTGCACTGGGCTCGATGGCGATGTTTGCCAATAATTTAGTAGTATTGAGCATTGCCGTGGTGCTGTTCTTTACCGGCTTTAACTACCTAGAAGCTTCATTACCAAGTTTGATTGCTAAGTTTTGTCCCGTTGGTGATAAAGGCTCTGCAATGGGCGTTTATTCGACGAGCCAATTCTTAGGTGCGTTTTGTGGTGGTTTATTGGGCGGTGGCGCCTATCAGCTGGTCGGTGCATCAGGAGTCTTTGCGGTTGCATTAGGCTTAATGTGCCTGTGGTTTTTACTGACCTTCGGCATGAAAAATCCTGTGCTACTCAAGAGTTACACATTGGAAGCGAATGTGACCGATAAACAGAGTGCAGTGACCATGGCTACTGAGTTGTCGGCGTTAGCGGGCGTGTCAGAAGCTATCGTTGTACTCGAAGAAAAAGTGGCTTATTTAAAAGTAGATGACCATTTCGATTTGAGAGAAGCCAGAGCTGTGTTAGGCTCTGTCGATTAG
- a CDS encoding sigma 54-interacting transcriptional regulator codes for MLQLDAEVVDADLVRIAGTGPYNKSLGKKLNNSSRIFRYIIETKQSKVVVKTRSDPICEGCSNHDNCRETAFLGVPIMLDDRCIGVVSLVAFNQESGDRIKNNIQLFLDYIEHISQLVVIKVSEAKKNGSNLDEVFSNLINNMDQGVLVLDDANRVLHGNPQALDILNISHSELALIEVNIQPLLPHNNKLKGPEQHIVTLGECQELVVGQFHVIANKQLFLMSFHQPNTSITADDTPASPFSNIIGESNKMLQLKTLIARVAKSPSSILISGESGTGKEVFAQAIHKYSDRSEQNFVAINCAAIPEQLLESELFGYVKGAFTGALTKGKVGLIQAANNGTLFLDEIGDMSMTLQSKLLRVLEEREVMPLGSNASTPVNIRIISATNRNFAEMIAANEFREDLYYRLNVIPLYLPALREREGDIELLVYYFLDRHSQAIGTCYPGITEEVINSLNAYHWPGNIRELSNLVEYLVNIVPSGDQIDIDLLPPYFDTPQESCTPMVSINDDNVSLEEMERIKIEDSINRLGNRKLVAKELGIGVATLYRKLKKYRLSC; via the coding sequence GTGCTGCAGCTCGATGCTGAAGTCGTAGATGCTGATCTTGTGCGTATTGCGGGTACTGGTCCCTACAATAAGTCTTTAGGTAAAAAGCTCAATAATAGCTCGCGGATTTTCAGATATATTATTGAAACTAAGCAGAGCAAAGTGGTGGTAAAAACGCGTTCAGATCCTATATGTGAAGGCTGTTCCAACCATGATAATTGCCGCGAAACCGCCTTTCTTGGCGTACCTATTATGCTCGATGACCGCTGCATAGGGGTGGTCAGCTTGGTGGCGTTTAATCAAGAGTCTGGTGACAGAATTAAAAATAATATTCAGCTGTTTCTTGATTATATTGAGCATATTTCCCAGCTCGTTGTTATCAAAGTTTCTGAGGCGAAGAAGAATGGATCTAATCTCGATGAGGTTTTTTCTAACCTGATCAACAATATGGATCAAGGTGTACTGGTACTTGACGATGCTAACCGTGTACTTCATGGTAATCCTCAAGCTTTGGACATATTGAATATCAGTCACAGTGAACTAGCGCTTATTGAAGTCAATATCCAGCCCTTATTACCCCATAACAATAAATTAAAAGGACCGGAGCAACACATAGTCACCTTAGGTGAATGCCAAGAGTTAGTGGTTGGTCAATTTCATGTTATCGCCAATAAACAGCTGTTTTTGATGTCCTTCCATCAACCCAACACCTCTATCACTGCCGATGACACACCAGCGAGTCCATTTTCCAATATTATTGGTGAATCGAATAAGATGCTGCAATTGAAAACCTTAATTGCGCGGGTCGCTAAGAGTCCATCGAGTATCTTAATCAGTGGTGAGAGTGGCACCGGTAAAGAGGTGTTTGCCCAGGCTATCCATAAATACAGTGATCGCAGTGAACAGAATTTTGTCGCTATTAACTGTGCTGCCATTCCAGAGCAATTACTTGAAAGTGAGCTGTTTGGTTATGTAAAAGGTGCCTTTACCGGCGCGCTTACCAAGGGCAAGGTTGGCTTAATTCAGGCGGCCAACAATGGCACTCTGTTCCTTGATGAAATTGGCGATATGTCGATGACACTGCAGTCTAAGTTGCTACGAGTGCTAGAGGAAAGAGAGGTGATGCCACTGGGTTCTAATGCCTCTACCCCTGTAAATATTCGTATTATTTCAGCCACTAACCGCAACTTCGCCGAGATGATAGCTGCAAATGAATTTCGTGAAGATCTCTATTATCGCCTCAATGTGATCCCGCTATATTTACCCGCTCTACGAGAGCGAGAAGGCGATATCGAACTGCTAGTCTATTACTTCCTCGACAGGCACTCTCAGGCTATAGGTACCTGTTATCCAGGTATTACAGAGGAGGTGATTAATAGCCTTAATGCTTACCACTGGCCGGGAAATATTCGCGAGCTAAGCAACCTCGTTGAATATCTAGTGAACATCGTCCCCAGTGGCGACCAAATTGATATCGACTTATTGCCGCCCTATTTTGATACTCCACAAGAGAGCTGCACACCTATGGTGAGTATTAATGATGATAACGTGAGTCTTGAGGAGATGGAGAGAATTAAAATTGAAGATAGCATCAATAGATTAGGGAACCGCAAGCTAGTAGCAAAAGAGCTAGGCATTGGCGTCGCTACCCTATACAGAAAGTTAAAAAAATATCGCCTATCTTGCTAA